A single genomic interval of Caldilineales bacterium harbors:
- a CDS encoding DUF234 domain-containing protein, which produces MCRQRRQITRHLLDFIGAHRWEELRREWVLRVSSAGRLPYLVDQVGSSWTKTSQVDIVGIHAMEKTLSRQEATTGRRRACACWTCSRSTKFWPDGKKVGFDRRYCRVLFWWRSSVAPAGRGPTVMTTVPDVVLPSPHSDFVFRIGQYPIK; this is translated from the coding sequence TTGTGCCGCCAACGAAGGCAGATCACACGACACCTGCTTGATTTCATTGGCGCACATAGGTGGGAGGAACTTCGTCGCGAGTGGGTGTTGCGAGTGAGCAGTGCTGGGCGGCTTCCTTATCTTGTCGATCAGGTGGGCAGCAGCTGGACGAAGACATCCCAGGTTGACATCGTGGGGATCCATGCCATGGAGAAGACGCTCAGCCGCCAAGAGGCGACAACTGGGCGGCGGAGGGCATGCGCTTGCTGGACTTGCAGCAGGTCGACGAAGTTCTGGCCGGATGGGAAGAAGGTGGGATTTGACAGGCGATACTGTCGGGTTTTGTTTTGGTGGAGAAGCAGTGTGGCGCCGGCCGGCCGCGGCCCGACCGTGATGACAACTGTTCCAGACGTTGTGCTGCCTTCGCCTCACAGCGATTTCGTGTTCCGTATTGGCCAATACCCGATCAAGTGA
- a CDS encoding DUF1788 domain-containing protein, whose translation MSEIDLLVREYERFVALPWQSNVAGPERVWFAVYDPPQERRLRLHIPEFEIATTKAGHGWHFVDLTDAFARWMAGHKYREAYFQRPHLMTDAVLAGFKSTVVEQIVAALTGPNVDANAVVAVSGLAALFGFVRASEVMEAVAPSIRGRLLVFFPGSYENKMYRLLDARDGWNYLAIPITAQAQR comes from the coding sequence ATGAGTGAGATCGATCTGCTGGTGCGCGAGTACGAACGCTTTGTGGCGCTGCCCTGGCAGAGCAACGTGGCAGGTCCTGAACGGGTCTGGTTTGCCGTTTACGATCCGCCCCAGGAGCGCCGGCTGCGGCTGCACATCCCCGAATTCGAGATCGCCACCACCAAGGCCGGCCACGGCTGGCATTTTGTCGACCTGACCGACGCCTTCGCGCGTTGGATGGCGGGCCACAAGTATCGCGAGGCCTACTTCCAGCGGCCTCATTTGATGACCGACGCCGTGTTGGCCGGCTTCAAGTCCACCGTCGTTGAGCAGATCGTGGCTGCGCTCACCGGGCCCAACGTCGACGCCAACGCCGTAGTCGCCGTCAGCGGGCTGGCAGCGCTGTTCGGCTTCGTGCGAGCCTCGGAGGTGATGGAGGCCGTTGCGCCGTCGATCCGCGGCCGCCTGCTGGTCTTCTTCCCCGGCAGCTACGAGAACAAGATGTACCGTCTACTGGACGCCAGGGATGGCTGGAACTACCTGGCCATCCCCATTACCGCGCAAGCGCAGAGGTAG